Proteins from a genomic interval of Sphingobacterium lactis:
- a CDS encoding deoxyguanosinetriphosphate triphosphohydrolase, giving the protein MNWKQLLSAKRWGYESRAINEQFDARSEFQRDYDRLIFSSPFRRLQNKTQVFPLPGAVFVHNRLTHSLEVASVGRSLGRLFYNLMKEQHPNIDAEVPFLQEVGNIISAACLSHDLGNPAFGHSGEAAISTFFTEGKGQKYQEMVTKEQWEDLSHFEGNANALRILTHAFNGKDPKGFALTYTSLAAIVKYPCAAIDGHVKSSHHRKKYGFFDTEIGTFEKIATELGLERDPANPKGYLRHPLVYLVEAADDICYNIIDLEDAHHLKILSYKEVEELLLPLCAGEDLRERLDALEDTASRVALLRAKAINTLIWACAKVFAENQDKFLSGTFEKPLMDALSPEIVDQLRVISKISVARIYNAPTVVQIEIAGFKVMNALLEEFVPAYLKANKSMFDRKLVAMIPEQFHTDKEDTYSKIRAVLDFVSGMTDVYAVELYRKIQGISIASLE; this is encoded by the coding sequence ATGAATTGGAAACAGCTCTTATCAGCGAAAAGATGGGGATATGAAAGCCGTGCCATCAACGAACAGTTCGATGCGCGTTCTGAGTTTCAACGGGATTATGACCGGTTGATCTTCTCCTCACCATTCCGGAGGTTACAGAATAAAACACAGGTGTTCCCGCTTCCGGGTGCTGTATTTGTGCACAATAGATTGACCCACAGTTTGGAGGTTGCATCGGTTGGACGGTCCTTGGGCCGCTTGTTCTACAATTTGATGAAGGAGCAGCATCCGAATATCGATGCGGAGGTTCCTTTCTTGCAGGAAGTCGGAAATATCATTTCCGCGGCCTGCCTATCCCACGATTTGGGGAACCCAGCATTTGGGCATTCAGGTGAAGCTGCAATTTCCACCTTCTTTACGGAGGGGAAGGGACAGAAGTACCAGGAAATGGTAACCAAGGAGCAATGGGAGGACCTGTCACACTTTGAAGGGAATGCCAATGCCTTGCGCATCCTGACCCATGCATTCAATGGGAAAGACCCAAAAGGCTTTGCATTGACCTATACCAGTTTGGCGGCCATCGTGAAGTATCCGTGTGCTGCGATTGATGGGCATGTAAAATCTTCCCATCACCGTAAGAAATATGGATTCTTCGATACGGAGATCGGCACGTTTGAAAAGATAGCGACAGAATTGGGGCTGGAGCGCGATCCAGCAAATCCAAAAGGTTACCTACGCCATCCCTTGGTGTACCTGGTGGAAGCGGCCGATGATATCTGCTATAACATCATCGATCTGGAAGACGCCCATCACCTGAAAATCCTATCCTATAAAGAAGTGGAAGAGCTCTTACTGCCGCTATGTGCGGGGGAGGATCTTCGGGAACGTTTGGATGCGTTGGAAGATACGGCTAGCCGGGTGGCCCTGTTGCGGGCAAAGGCGATCAATACATTGATCTGGGCCTGTGCGAAGGTATTTGCCGAGAATCAAGATAAATTTCTATCGGGAACTTTTGAAAAGCCACTGATGGATGCGCTGAGTCCGGAAATTGTGGATCAGTTGCGCGTGATTTCCAAGATCTCCGTAGCCAGGATCTACAATGCGCCAACGGTTGTGCAGATTGAGATTGCTGGTTTTAAAGTGATGAATGCGCTATTGGAAGAATTTGTGCCAGCTTACCTTAAAGCGAACAAATCCATGTTCGACAGGAAATTGGTGGCCATGATTCCTGAGCAATTCCATACGGATAAGGAAGATACGTATTCCAAGATACGGGCGGTGTTGGATTTTGTGTCCGGTATGACGGATGTATACGCCGTTGAGCTGTACCGGAAAATTCAGGGCATTTCCATTGCCTCACTGGAGTAA
- a CDS encoding alpha/beta fold hydrolase: MEKIYVFSGLGADRRIFDRLDLRGFEIVHVEWLKPRPAEAMESYVFRLAEHYQIPKQGALVLGVSFGGMCIAELSKYYDFKKTVLISSAKTRDELPKVLGVSKIFPLHKLLPEGKPGKFTAKMLYWLFGADTKEEQQLLSAILEDTDPDFQKWAVDKIARWENTHVPVNCLHIHGDKDHLIPIQYVDYTIRIRGGGHLMVWDKGAELSFPIRNFLL; encoded by the coding sequence ATGGAAAAAATCTATGTTTTCTCTGGCTTGGGGGCTGATCGTCGAATTTTTGATCGATTGGATCTCCGTGGTTTCGAAATCGTGCATGTGGAATGGTTAAAACCGAGACCGGCGGAAGCAATGGAAAGCTATGTTTTCCGGCTGGCGGAGCATTATCAGATTCCCAAGCAGGGCGCACTCGTGCTCGGCGTATCCTTCGGAGGGATGTGCATTGCGGAACTTTCCAAATATTACGACTTCAAGAAAACCGTCCTGATATCCTCGGCCAAAACGCGCGATGAGCTGCCGAAGGTGTTGGGGGTCTCCAAGATATTTCCCCTTCATAAACTTTTGCCCGAAGGGAAGCCAGGGAAGTTCACCGCCAAGATGCTCTATTGGCTTTTCGGGGCAGATACCAAAGAGGAACAGCAGTTGTTGAGCGCCATTCTCGAAGATACGGATCCCGATTTCCAAAAGTGGGCCGTCGATAAGATCGCCCGTTGGGAAAATACCCATGTGCCGGTAAATTGCCTGCATATCCACGGAGACAAAGATCACTTGATTCCCATTCAATATGTTGATTACACCATTCGGATACGTGGTGGGGGCCATCTGATGGTGTGGGATAAGGGTGCTGAGCTGTCTTTTCCCATTCGGAATTTCCTGTTGTAG
- a CDS encoding type IA DNA topoisomerase, producing MKVVIAEKPSVARDLARVMGAKEVKDGYIAGNGYAFTYAFGHLVQLCTPQAYGYHNWAVSNLPIIPERFALEVKKVKRDGKQSDDMGALKQLNTIKALLQEAEEIIVATDAGREGELIFRNIYYYLNSNVPFKRLWISSQTDKAIKEGFANLKEGVEYDSLYMSARSRSESDWLIGINATQALTLAAGNKGLLSLGRVQTPTLAMICSRYLENKDFKPTAFYKIQAGFEKDGINFKATSAKIDQKDAAEETIAKLQVGMDAQVKQVEAKETKEQPPLLFDLTSLQQDANKKFGYSADQTLGIAQTLYEKKVITYPRTGSRYIGEDVFEKIEELFQHLADTAPESIAVISKNLIGAKLNKRSVDDKKVTDHHALLVTDEKPGPMPMDQQNIYNMIAKRMVESFSEVCLKDITTVTIDAAGVELIAKGTVIRQYGWRLSADQVEQPDEDTKNDDQDNENAQLPKLTQEEMLQVQTLELAERFTKAKPIHTEASLLKAMETSGKEIEDEEMRQAMKDCGLGTPATRAATIETLFQRDYIKRDKKKLIPTEKGLSVYMLVKDRSIAKVTLTGKWEQKLEEMRANKVSYDVFMKHIKDYTAKITKELLLLRVAIAQEELKPLQKGKIKCPKCGPGQIMLYDKVAQCDHYARGCDFKIWRTLNGVFLDEKEMKNLLEKGKTSVLNNVRGLDGKTVSAPLLFENFKVNVG from the coding sequence ATGAAAGTTGTTATTGCAGAGAAGCCTTCGGTAGCACGTGACCTAGCACGGGTTATGGGCGCTAAGGAGGTGAAAGATGGATATATTGCGGGGAATGGCTATGCCTTCACCTATGCCTTTGGGCATTTGGTGCAGCTGTGCACACCCCAAGCTTATGGTTACCACAATTGGGCGGTCAGCAACCTGCCTATTATTCCCGAGCGTTTCGCATTGGAGGTAAAAAAGGTAAAGCGTGACGGCAAACAGTCCGATGATATGGGCGCCCTAAAACAATTGAACACCATTAAAGCCTTGTTGCAGGAAGCAGAAGAAATCATCGTGGCGACGGATGCTGGGCGCGAAGGGGAATTGATCTTCAGGAATATCTATTATTACCTGAATTCCAACGTTCCTTTTAAGCGCCTCTGGATATCCTCGCAGACGGATAAGGCAATCAAGGAAGGTTTTGCCAACCTCAAAGAGGGCGTGGAGTACGATAGCCTGTATATGTCGGCACGATCGCGATCGGAATCCGATTGGCTCATTGGTATCAACGCTACACAGGCGCTAACTCTGGCGGCCGGAAATAAAGGATTGCTATCCCTGGGTCGTGTACAGACGCCCACATTGGCGATGATCTGTTCCCGTTATCTGGAGAACAAGGACTTCAAACCAACGGCATTCTACAAGATCCAGGCAGGTTTCGAGAAAGACGGTATAAACTTTAAGGCAACATCGGCCAAGATCGATCAGAAGGATGCCGCGGAGGAGACCATTGCCAAATTGCAGGTCGGCATGGATGCGCAGGTAAAACAGGTGGAAGCCAAGGAAACCAAGGAACAGCCACCATTGCTGTTCGACTTGACCTCCCTTCAGCAGGATGCCAACAAGAAGTTCGGCTATTCTGCGGACCAGACCTTGGGGATCGCACAGACCCTCTATGAGAAAAAGGTAATTACCTACCCACGTACCGGTTCCCGGTATATCGGGGAAGATGTCTTCGAAAAGATAGAGGAGCTCTTTCAGCACCTTGCCGATACGGCACCTGAGAGCATCGCCGTGATCAGTAAGAATTTGATCGGGGCGAAGCTGAACAAACGTTCTGTGGATGATAAAAAGGTAACCGATCACCATGCGCTTTTGGTGACGGATGAAAAACCGGGGCCCATGCCCATGGATCAGCAGAACATCTACAACATGATTGCCAAGCGGATGGTGGAGAGTTTCTCCGAGGTCTGCTTGAAGGACATCACAACGGTCACCATAGATGCTGCCGGTGTTGAGCTGATCGCCAAAGGGACGGTCATCCGACAGTATGGTTGGCGCTTGTCCGCAGATCAGGTAGAACAGCCCGATGAGGATACTAAGAACGATGATCAGGACAATGAGAATGCGCAATTGCCCAAGTTGACACAGGAAGAAATGCTGCAGGTGCAGACCTTGGAGCTTGCCGAGCGCTTCACCAAGGCCAAACCCATCCATACGGAGGCCTCCCTGTTGAAGGCGATGGAAACTTCAGGGAAAGAGATCGAGGATGAGGAGATGCGCCAGGCCATGAAGGACTGTGGGTTGGGCACTCCGGCTACACGCGCGGCAACCATTGAAACCCTGTTTCAGCGGGATTACATCAAACGCGATAAAAAGAAACTGATCCCGACTGAAAAGGGACTTTCGGTCTATATGTTGGTCAAGGATCGTTCCATTGCGAAGGTGACCCTTACTGGTAAATGGGAGCAGAAATTGGAAGAGATGCGCGCCAATAAAGTAAGCTACGATGTGTTCATGAAGCACATCAAGGATTATACGGCGAAGATCACCAAGGAATTGCTCCTGTTGCGTGTCGCTATTGCACAGGAAGAACTGAAGCCGCTGCAAAAGGGGAAGATCAAATGCCCGAAATGTGGTCCGGGGCAGATTATGCTGTACGACAAAGTAGCGCAGTGTGACCATTATGCACGTGGCTGTGATTTCAAGATCTGGCGGACGTTGAACGGAGTATTTCTGGATGAAAAGGAAATGAAGAACCTGCTGGAGAAAGGAAAGACATCCGTGCTGAATAATGTCCGGGGGCTGGATGGGAAAACAGTTTCTGCGCCGTTGCTTTTTGAAAACTTTAAGGTAAATGTAGGGTGA